In a single window of the Campylobacter hyointestinalis subsp. lawsonii genome:
- a CDS encoding NYN domain-containing protein: protein MKKKVAIFVDWDNLRKDIAKIQNYSKYTNEQSIIDFQKNFDYNNSSHIIKLIEAFLENDEEIYRIFFYTAKPKNINEIPDVYKTEQDKNNYREYEEKINNFLKEIVVEPYIALRLGIIKYGDKLLSNGRLDAKQKQVDMLIGLDIAHVSYLKLVDKVILFSKDSDMKPVLKVARTNGLTTIIPTLKESKHSVTYPLKLHSDLIREKSIVEVLNSLKN from the coding sequence TTGAAAAAGAAAGTTGCTATTTTTGTTGATTGGGACAATTTAAGAAAAGATATAGCAAAAATTCAAAATTATTCTAAATATACAAATGAACAATCTATTATAGATTTTCAAAAAAACTTTGATTATAATAATTCATCACATATTATCAAGTTGATAGAAGCTTTTCTAGAAAATGATGAAGAGATTTATAGAATTTTCTTTTATACGGCCAAACCAAAAAATATTAACGAGATCCCAGATGTCTATAAAACCGAACAAGATAAAAATAATTATAGAGAATATGAAGAAAAAATAAATAATTTTTTAAAAGAAATAGTTGTTGAGCCGTATATAGCGTTGCGACTAGGGATTATTAAGTATGGAGATAAATTGCTTTCTAATGGCAGACTGGATGCTAAACAGAAACAAGTTGATATGTTGATTGGACTAGACATAGCACATGTTTCGTATTTAAAACTTGTAGATAAAGTGATTTTATTTTCAAAAGATTCAGATATGAAACCAGTGTTAAAAGTAGCTAGAACAAATGGCTTGACAACTATTATTCCTACACTAAAAGAGTCAAAACACTCTGTAACCTACCCCTTAAAACTACACTCTGATCTAATTAGAGAAAAATCAATAGTCGAAGTTTTAAATTCTCTAAAAAATTAA
- a CDS encoding ABC transporter ATP-binding protein has product MAEISTKNLSFWYSKKHILKDINLSAKSGELVGILGANGSGKSTLLKNLLRLIEPKSGIIKINDKPLQNYTLKELAQTIGFVPQKSALSMPLSVFDILMMGRFSYLKNGFKNYSNIDMKKIDEIMNLLKISKFKDRLASSLSGGEFQRVLIARALISEPKALFLDEPTSALDLRYAVEIMKICKNLSKNLNLLSLMVIHDLNLASMFCDRLIMLKDGKIRYSGAPKELLKKEILKEIYCIDCEIIEHNASYFVIVSKD; this is encoded by the coding sequence ATGGCTGAAATCAGCACAAAAAACCTTAGCTTTTGGTATAGCAAAAAGCATATTTTAAAAGATATAAATTTAAGTGCTAAAAGTGGCGAATTGGTCGGGATTTTGGGCGCGAATGGCTCTGGCAAAAGCACTCTTTTGAAAAATCTTTTAAGGCTGATTGAGCCAAAAAGCGGAATTATAAAAATCAATGATAAACCACTTCAAAATTACACACTAAAAGAGTTAGCCCAAACCATCGGTTTTGTTCCGCAAAAGTCGGCGTTATCTATGCCTTTGAGCGTTTTTGATATTTTAATGATGGGGAGATTTTCGTATCTGAAAAATGGTTTTAAAAACTACTCAAATATAGATATGAAAAAGATAGATGAGATTATGAATCTACTGAAAATTTCTAAATTCAAAGATAGATTAGCAAGCTCATTAAGTGGTGGCGAATTCCAAAGGGTCTTAATAGCAAGGGCGCTAATCAGCGAGCCAAAAGCCCTATTTTTAGATGAGCCCACAAGCGCACTTGATCTGCGCTATGCTGTTGAGATTATGAAAATTTGTAAAAATTTAAGCAAAAATTTGAATTTACTAAGCTTGATGGTGATCCATGATCTAAATCTTGCTAGTATGTTTTGTGATAGATTGATTATGCTAAAAGATGGCAAAATCCGTTATAGCGGTGCTCCAAAAGAGCTTTTGAAAAAAGAAATTTTAAAAGAAATTTATTGCATAGATTGCGAAATTATCGAGCATAATGCCTCATATTTTGTTATAGTTTCAAAGGATTAA
- a CDS encoding DUF2470 domain-containing protein encodes MKNNAIKHMNEEHGDIVEEMALKFGSLQNAKGAKIVDIDEDGLDIDVSGDIIRVPFAQKANQNGQGYKDAIMEICKDLNPNGDKLAKISSQLIEFVDSSSSVIISSLKDGAPFSSYAPAIRKDDEIWVLISSAAPHYQNLISNPNKVSILFIQDESKASTIFARIRASWEAEAKFDRNSQIKEFFFGQISQKFPQDQAVKFIKEMSDFEVVRFTLKGGRFVRGFGAAYDMMGLKILSQASSANPHNIHHKHRK; translated from the coding sequence ATGAAAAATAATGCAATCAAGCATATGAACGAAGAGCACGGCGATATAGTCGAAGAGATGGCACTAAAATTTGGCTCATTGCAAAATGCCAAAGGTGCAAAAATAGTAGATATCGATGAAGATGGTCTAGATATTGATGTTAGCGGCGATATCATCCGAGTTCCATTCGCCCAAAAAGCCAACCAAAATGGCCAAGGATACAAAGATGCGATAATGGAAATTTGCAAAGATCTAAATCCAAATGGTGACAAACTTGCCAAGATCTCATCTCAATTGATCGAATTCGTAGATAGTAGCAGTAGCGTCATAATCTCTAGCCTAAAAGATGGAGCGCCATTTTCGTCTTATGCGCCAGCTATCAGAAAAGATGATGAAATTTGGGTCTTGATCTCATCGGCAGCACCACACTATCAAAATTTGATATCAAATCCAAATAAGGTTTCGATACTTTTCATACAGGATGAAAGCAAGGCTAGCACGATATTTGCGCGTATTAGAGCTAGTTGGGAGGCTGAGGCGAAATTTGATAGAAATAGCCAAATAAAGGAGTTTTTCTTTGGTCAAATAAGCCAAAAATTTCCACAAGACCAAGCGGTGAAATTTATAAAAGAGATGAGTGATTTTGAGGTTGTCAGATTCACTCTTAAAGGTGGCAGATTCGTGCGTGGCTTTGGCGCGGCTTATGATATGATGGGATTAAAGATCTTATCACAAGCTAGCAGTGCTAATCCGCACAATATCCATCACAAACACAGGAAATGA
- a CDS encoding ABC transporter substrate-binding protein, whose translation MKKFVILILVAFFALNLDAKRLVVLDPAIVEMLYMLQAQDEIVAIAQPTTSAIWPENLTKNLPSVGTYTKPNLEKIIELKPDLVIASFHSINIVSELKKFDINVTIYEANSLENIYSNLEQIGKIVQKSYKANEIITSLKNSLNSATNHDKFQGKKIAILFSVNPIMAFNDQTLPGDIASKLGLKNIATDTKAKSPTLSIETLLAANPDFIIVIGDNEQKNSLIKSYPALKSIKAAKNGKIISIPSSLILRGTPRIAEGIEILLKEMR comes from the coding sequence ATGAAAAAATTTGTTATATTAATTTTGGTGGCGTTTTTTGCTTTAAATTTAGATGCCAAACGCCTTGTTGTACTCGATCCAGCCATTGTCGAGATGCTCTATATGCTCCAAGCCCAAGATGAAATTGTCGCCATCGCACAGCCGACAACTTCGGCAATTTGGCCAGAAAACCTAACGAAAAATCTCCCTAGCGTGGGCACCTACACCAAGCCAAATTTAGAAAAAATTATCGAGCTAAAGCCAGATCTTGTGATCGCTAGCTTTCACTCCATCAACATAGTAAGTGAGCTAAAAAAATTCGATATAAATGTCACAATTTATGAGGCCAATAGCCTTGAAAATATCTACTCTAATCTAGAACAAATCGGCAAAATCGTCCAAAAAAGCTATAAAGCTAACGAAATTATCACTTCGCTTAAAAACTCATTAAACAGCGCCACCAATCACGATAAATTTCAAGGCAAAAAGATTGCGATTTTATTTTCGGTCAATCCAATTATGGCATTTAACGATCAAACCTTGCCAGGCGATATCGCATCAAAGCTAGGTCTAAAAAACATCGCCACCGACACAAAAGCCAAATCACCCACCTTGTCAATAGAGACTCTGCTCGCTGCAAATCCTGATTTTATCATAGTTATCGGAGACAATGAACAAAAAAATAGCTTGATAAAATCATACCCGGCACTAAAATCCATCAAAGCTGCAAAAAATGGCAAAATCATATCCATTCCTTCATCACTTATATTAAGAGGGACGCCTAGGATAGCAGAAGGGATTGAAATTTTGCTAAAAGAGATGAGATAG
- a CDS encoding RloB domain-containing protein, whose protein sequence is MSKTKPRIRIEVIVEGMTEENYLKEFTKDRDKFDETLRFNFHNVKGGSYHSITKRIRSFKGLSEVTIFIVTDMDRLVNDENELNSFKIMLKELNEFRYSFAFITYPNFEGFLSSHFDPYENNILNRLNLNSKAELKSKRDIYNHILKNDGSFNNIFKRYRKENLCCYKRENKTTFDKSKIRLEQSSFIYFIEYCDDLKNKK, encoded by the coding sequence ATGAGTAAAACAAAACCTAGGATAAGAATAGAAGTTATAGTAGAAGGAATGACTGAAGAAAACTACTTAAAAGAATTTACAAAAGATAGAGATAAGTTTGATGAAACCCTTAGATTTAATTTCCACAATGTTAAGGGTGGTAGTTATCACTCTATTACTAAAAGAATAAGATCTTTTAAAGGCTTATCTGAAGTTACTATATTTATTGTAACTGATATGGATAGGTTAGTTAATGATGAAAATGAGCTTAATAGTTTTAAAATTATGTTAAAAGAGTTAAATGAGTTTAGATATAGTTTTGCTTTTATAACATATCCTAATTTTGAAGGATTTCTATCATCTCATTTTGATCCTTATGAAAATAATATATTAAATAGATTAAATTTAAACAGCAAGGCTGAATTAAAATCTAAAAGAGATATCTATAACCATATCCTAAAAAATGATGGTAGTTTTAATAATATTTTTAAAAGATATAGAAAGGAAAATTTATGTTGTTATAAGAGAGAAAATAAAACTACATTTGATAAATCTAAAATCCGACTAGAACAATCCTCATTTATATATTTTATAGAATATTGTGATGATTTAAAAAATAAAAAATAA
- a CDS encoding flavodoxin family protein, protein MKKIVIFSSLTGNTQKVANSIANALNCKSVNYTQISLDELRNYDFIAVGFYINKGDMDSEFKEFASKIRSKKLGIFITMGADANSQYAQKTIDDFRAKFISQNNEVLTTFCSQGAIDPKIIEKMREMAAIYPDDERYQITPDREARWLQASTHPDETDLKNAKNAFLALKI, encoded by the coding sequence GTGAAAAAAATTGTTATCTTTTCATCACTCACAGGCAACACCCAAAAAGTCGCAAATAGCATCGCAAACGCATTGAATTGCAAGAGTGTAAATTACACCCAAATTTCATTAGATGAGCTTAGAAATTATGATTTTATAGCGGTGGGATTTTATATAAATAAAGGCGATATGGATAGCGAATTTAAGGAGTTTGCCAGTAAAATCAGATCCAAAAAATTAGGCATATTTATAACTATGGGCGCAGACGCAAATAGCCAATACGCCCAAAAGACCATAGATGATTTTCGGGCTAAATTTATCTCACAAAATAATGAGGTTTTGACTACTTTTTGCTCTCAAGGTGCGATTGATCCTAAAATCATAGAAAAAATGCGAGAAATGGCGGCAATTTATCCAGATGATGAACGATACCAAATCACGCCAGATAGAGAAGCCAGATGGCTACAAGCTAGCACTCATCCTGATGAAACTGACTTAAAAAACGCTAAAAACGCATTTTTGGCGCTGAAAATTTAG
- a CDS encoding AAA family ATPase produces MIKYFKVSGYKSIREPIELDLNSKGKRIKGTKYEYNYFNNRLPKSIFLFGHNAVGKTNVLESIDNLFNIINKGIDLEEQKTFINTFTKELKYHLEVICGNNLYTYKLEINQEQILYEYLAKNNEEFYEFKNGTLVSDLYQDFNSLLSVKSKSTILQKLKDNIISEIYEFIEYDYMFYRIEYGMRNYKITEEWVKMLFEKAKDTLIDILKILDNSITDFYFLDLKDGSYKMILKRGEIDFGIELESSGIKKIIYLIPLIINTMENGGIVLIDELDSSIGTVSLIRFLNSTINSEDNKNGQFLISTHNPLLFDTELLSPDQIYIVTKEDYATKINSLDSFELRKDKRKAYLNFLRGDYE; encoded by the coding sequence ATGATAAAATATTTTAAAGTATCAGGGTATAAATCTATAAGAGAGCCTATAGAATTAGATTTAAATTCTAAAGGAAAAAGAATTAAAGGGACTAAATATGAGTATAATTATTTTAATAATAGATTACCTAAATCAATATTTTTGTTTGGTCATAATGCAGTAGGTAAAACTAATGTTTTAGAATCTATAGATAATCTATTTAATATTATAAATAAAGGTATAGACTTAGAAGAACAAAAAACTTTTATAAATACTTTTACAAAAGAGTTAAAATATCACTTAGAGGTAATCTGTGGTAATAACTTATATACTTATAAATTAGAGATAAACCAAGAGCAGATACTCTATGAATATCTAGCTAAAAACAATGAAGAATTTTATGAGTTTAAAAATGGTACTTTAGTTTCTGACCTCTATCAAGATTTTAACTCTTTACTCTCTGTCAAATCTAAAAGCACTATTCTTCAAAAGTTAAAAGATAATATAATTTCAGAAATATATGAATTTATAGAATACGATTATATGTTTTATAGAATAGAGTATGGAATGCGTAATTATAAGATAACAGAAGAATGGGTTAAAATGCTTTTTGAAAAAGCAAAAGATACTCTTATAGATATTCTTAAAATATTAGATAATAGTATAACTGATTTTTACTTCTTAGATTTAAAAGATGGTTCCTATAAAATGATCTTGAAACGAGGAGAGATAGATTTTGGTATAGAGCTAGAAAGCAGTGGAATTAAAAAAATAATTTATTTAATTCCACTTATAATAAATACTATGGAAAATGGTGGAATAGTCCTTATAGATGAGCTAGATAGCTCTATAGGTACTGTATCGTTAATCAGGTTTTTAAATAGCACAATAAACTCAGAAGATAATAAAAATGGTCAATTCTTAATAAGTACTCATAATCCTTTACTCTTTGATACAGAGTTATTATCTCCAGATCAAATATATATAGTAACTAAAGAAGATTATGCTACTAAGATAAACTCTTTAGATTCTTTTGAATTAAGAAAGGATAAAAGAAAAGCTTATTTAAATTTTCTTAGGGGGGATTATGAGTAA
- a CDS encoding TonB-dependent receptor plug domain-containing protein, translating into MIKKFVFFGVCATSTIALNAADTKLDTTVITATGFESPLKDETRNVSIITADEIQGGGYASVQEILEKLPSVTFVNLGFGDTVDLRGQGSKANTSVKVLINGISLNMLDTAHAVVPINMINVDDIERIEVIPGGGSVLYGGGTAGGVINIITKQKPEDFFANISAKFGSYAHRSTNLALGVKATDDLYLKFNAKAFSENGYRYDERNRGYYTSLATIY; encoded by the coding sequence ATGATAAAAAAATTTGTTTTTTTTGGTGTATGTGCCACATCGACTATCGCTCTTAACGCCGCTGATACCAAGCTTGATACGACAGTCATCACGGCTACAGGCTTTGAGAGCCCCTTAAAAGATGAAACTAGAAATGTTTCGATCATCACAGCTGATGAGATCCAAGGGGGGGGGTATGCTAGCGTCCAAGAGATCTTAGAAAAACTCCCAAGTGTAACCTTTGTCAATCTAGGATTTGGCGATACGGTGGATCTTCGAGGTCAAGGGAGCAAGGCCAACACATCTGTAAAAGTCTTGATTAATGGAATTTCATTAAATATGTTAGACACCGCTCATGCTGTTGTCCCCATCAATATGATAAATGTCGATGATATTGAGAGAATCGAGGTGATCCCAGGCGGTGGAAGCGTCCTTTATGGTGGCGGAACAGCAGGTGGCGTGATAAACATAATTACCAAGCAAAAGCCCGAGGATTTTTTCGCTAATATTTCAGCTAAATTTGGCTCATACGCTCATAGATCTACAAATTTAGCTCTAGGGGTAAAAGCAACCGATGATTTGTATCTGAAATTTAACGCAAAAGCCTTCAGCGAAAATGGCTATAGATATGATGAAAGAAATAGGGGATATTATACGAGTTTAGCCACTATCTATTAG
- a CDS encoding MotA/TolQ/ExbB proton channel family protein: MLAYLYAGGPFMWPIFFLFVLSFGVMLEKLCYFLIYELDATAKFKMRLATLINANKDEEAKILCQRYKNTIAKTTIFVLENVNFKLDTKSQIDYTIEEAINDKVLNLEKHNWILAMCASVSPQLGLLGTITGMIRSFAGLSGGVNAPEVAVGISEALYTTAAGLMVAIPCLVILLMINKKIDYILNDLNRTIGLFSRRIS, translated from the coding sequence ATGTTAGCATATCTTTATGCTGGTGGTCCATTTATGTGGCCTATATTTTTCCTTTTTGTTTTGTCATTTGGCGTGATGCTAGAAAAGCTTTGTTATTTTCTGATTTACGAGCTAGATGCCACAGCGAAATTTAAGATGAGATTAGCCACTTTAATCAACGCCAACAAAGATGAAGAGGCAAAAATTTTGTGCCAAAGATATAAAAATACAATTGCTAAGACTACGATTTTTGTCCTTGAAAATGTGAATTTTAAACTAGATACAAAATCACAGATAGACTACACCATAGAAGAGGCCATAAATGACAAAGTGCTAAATTTAGAAAAGCACAATTGGATCCTTGCGATGTGTGCGAGCGTATCGCCGCAACTTGGGCTTTTGGGGACGATCACTGGAATGATTAGATCCTTTGCTGGTCTAAGCGGCGGAGTGAATGCACCAGAGGTGGCTGTGGGGATCTCTGAAGCGCTCTATACCACAGCAGCTGGGCTGATGGTGGCGATCCCTTGTTTGGTGATTTTACTGATGATAAACAAAAAAATAGATTATATTTTAAATGATTTAAATAGAACAATTGGGCTCTTTAGTAGGAGAATATCGTGA
- a CDS encoding FecCD family ABC transporter permease — MRKSWRANLFFIVLLVVLAIYLLGVGGADIGFGDILRLFSSENSIDEAKKTILLQIRLPRLIMALLIGMLLASSGVVVQSVFLNPLADPYIIGIAASATFGAVIAYFLKLPDVYYGVFAFFVASALSLVIFSLYKRGKNIATLLIIGIAFSSFLGAFTSFATYLIGEDSFKIVAWMMGFLSGATWEKVAILIVPVIFSTMYFYFKRHELNVLLSGDEEAKTLGVNVEKSKKSLLIIASLATAFSVAFTGMIGFVGLIIPHTLRLILRTSSNVILIPNSLIVGALFLLFCDNLSKSILSPIEIPIGVVTAFFGAPFFLFLAMKQGRGNG; from the coding sequence ATGCGAAAATCTTGGCGAGCGAATCTGTTTTTTATAGTTTTGTTGGTTGTTTTGGCTATCTATTTGCTAGGTGTCGGTGGAGCTGATATTGGTTTTGGCGATATTTTGCGGCTATTTAGTAGCGAAAATAGCATAGATGAAGCCAAAAAAACAATTTTACTTCAAATAAGGCTCCCAAGGCTCATTATGGCGCTATTAATCGGAATGCTCCTAGCTAGTAGCGGTGTGGTTGTTCAGAGCGTATTTTTAAATCCGCTTGCCGATCCCTATATAATAGGGATTGCGGCTAGTGCGACATTTGGTGCGGTTATAGCTTACTTTTTGAAGCTCCCTGATGTTTATTATGGGGTTTTTGCTTTTTTTGTGGCTTCGGCACTATCTTTGGTGATTTTTAGCCTTTATAAAAGAGGGAAAAATATCGCTACTTTGCTCATAATCGGTATCGCATTTAGCTCATTTTTGGGGGCATTTACGAGCTTTGCTACATATTTGATTGGCGAAGATAGCTTTAAGATAGTTGCTTGGATGATGGGGTTTTTAAGTGGAGCAACTTGGGAGAAAGTGGCTATTTTGATAGTTCCAGTGATTTTTTCTACAATGTATTTTTACTTTAAAAGACATGAGTTAAATGTGCTTTTAAGCGGAGATGAAGAGGCCAAAACCCTTGGTGTAAATGTCGAAAAAAGCAAGAAATCATTGCTCATTATAGCCAGCCTTGCGACAGCTTTTAGCGTGGCATTTACGGGGATGATAGGCTTTGTAGGGCTCATAATCCCGCATACTCTAAGGCTGATTTTGCGCACTTCAAGCAATGTGATTTTGATCCCAAATTCGTTGATTGTGGGGGCTTTATTTTTGCTATTTTGTGATAATTTAAGCAAAAGTATCTTATCACCAATAGAGATCCCAATAGGCGTTGTGACGGCGTTTTTTGGTGCTCCGTTTTTTCTATTTTTGGCGATGAAGCAAGGGAGAGGTAATGGCTGA
- a CDS encoding energy transducer TonB: MRYFLLSFVLNLAILFLPLHSDEAQKPSKNITIKLNETKEQEYPKIEPKIKNTTPKSNPKPKNQPKTTKKVEIMEQISQKPSQNSLEKSQIPNKTTQINEPKSNKDICTEGVGFLITNKIEPTYPKKALLLRLKESFKVEVEFQINKDGSIKILNINSNSEIFNDEAVKLTKKLGIKVLKDEVTNCKIIKPYEFKFEG, encoded by the coding sequence ATGAGATATTTCTTGCTCTCTTTTGTTTTAAATTTGGCGATACTCTTTTTGCCGCTACACTCAGATGAAGCGCAAAAACCATCCAAAAATATCACTATCAAATTAAACGAAACAAAAGAGCAAGAATATCCAAAAATCGAGCCAAAAATCAAAAACACAACCCCAAAATCCAACCCAAAACCCAAAAATCAACCAAAAACTACAAAAAAAGTAGAAATAATGGAGCAAATAAGCCAAAAACCGAGCCAAAATAGCCTTGAAAAATCTCAAATTCCAAACAAAACAACCCAAATCAATGAGCCCAAATCAAACAAAGATATCTGTACTGAGGGCGTCGGCTTTCTCATCACCAACAAGATAGAGCCAACCTACCCCAAAAAGGCGCTTTTGCTAAGGCTCAAAGAGAGTTTTAAAGTCGAGGTTGAATTCCAAATCAACAAAGATGGAAGCATCAAAATCCTAAATATAAACTCAAATAGCGAAATTTTCAATGACGAAGCAGTGAAATTAACCAAAAAGCTAGGTATTAAGGTACTCAAAGATGAAGTTACCAATTGTAAAATCATAAAACCATATGAATTTAAATTTGAAGGATAA
- a CDS encoding TonB-dependent receptor domain-containing protein, translating to MTDTQSITLNTNYYSSKIDTTSAISKNELNKNRKSAGSDKTLQKDNQLDISLDYSIKPTDRFELRLTPYYQKIKMAPDIYSSYVTYGVFEDEKKGVKTKGRLDYGSGEFVAGYEFEQNDGARSSIMDMSTPMMRYHHDIKVDVAKRTHSIYALERHDFSSWFSLSAGARYEWADYENSRNTNVNITMPNRPINTIDGIQNSTNINSYAFEITPNFKYSDTGNVYLKFERGFISPSPVQLTDKDQIRGYSFNNLKPEIFKTYEIGMKDLILGQFTSATIFKTDTTDEIVYEEIGATHAQAWRYYNLAKTSRYGAELYSEQWLFDQLKLSQTLSYINAQIKEGKDSGKRVPFVPKTKIVLGADYSPIKSLHFMSDFKYLTSMVDSNYDRINDRFVVDIGSKYEFAKNFSISAGIKNLFNEKYNTYQNKKQNAYIPAPERNFYAELKYTF from the coding sequence ATGACAGATACCCAGAGCATAACGCTAAATACAAACTACTATAGCTCAAAAATCGACACCACAAGCGCAATATCAAAAAATGAGCTTAATAAAAATAGAAAATCCGCAGGCAGTGATAAAACACTACAAAAAGATAATCAACTAGATATCAGCTTGGATTACTCTATTAAGCCAACTGATAGGTTTGAATTGCGACTAACGCCATATTATCAAAAAATTAAAATGGCCCCCGATATCTACTCATCATATGTTACTTATGGCGTTTTCGAAGATGAAAAAAAAGGCGTCAAAACAAAAGGTAGATTAGATTATGGTAGCGGCGAATTCGTAGCTGGATATGAATTCGAACAAAATGATGGAGCAAGAAGCTCTATTATGGATATGAGTACTCCGATGATGAGATATCATCACGATATCAAGGTAGATGTAGCCAAAAGAACCCACTCCATATATGCGCTTGAAAGGCATGATTTTAGTAGTTGGTTTTCTTTGAGTGCGGGTGCGAGATATGAGTGGGCTGATTATGAAAATAGCAGAAATACAAATGTAAATATCACAATGCCAAATAGGCCTATTAATACAATAGACGGCATCCAAAATAGCACAAATATCAATAGCTACGCATTTGAGATTACGCCGAATTTCAAATACTCAGATACGGGGAATGTCTATTTGAAATTTGAGCGTGGATTTATATCGCCAAGTCCAGTTCAATTAACAGATAAAGATCAAATCAGAGGCTACTCATTTAATAACTTAAAACCAGAGATATTTAAAACCTATGAAATTGGTATGAAAGATCTGATTTTAGGACAATTTACAAGCGCTACAATATTCAAAACAGACACAACAGATGAGATCGTTTATGAAGAGATCGGCGCCACTCACGCTCAAGCTTGGAGATACTACAATCTCGCCAAAACCAGCCGTTATGGTGCAGAGCTATACTCGGAGCAATGGCTATTTGATCAATTAAAACTAAGCCAAACTCTCTCCTACATCAATGCACAGATAAAAGAGGGCAAAGATAGTGGCAAAAGAGTTCCATTCGTCCCAAAAACCAAAATTGTGCTAGGCGCTGACTATTCGCCGATTAAAAGCTTACATTTTATGAGCGATTTCAAATACTTGACAAGCATGGTTGATAGCAATTACGATAGGATAAATGATCGCTTCGTTGTTGATATCGGCTCTAAATATGAATTCGCCAAAAATTTCTCAATCTCTGCTGGGATAAAAAATCTATTCAATGAAAAATACAACACATACCAAAACAAAAAACAAAATGCGTATATCCCAGCGCCTGAGAGAAATTTTTATGCTGAACTCAAATATACATTTTAA
- a CDS encoding cysteine permease, producing MIKFTLASNNFLDEYVLNCEFCSICKISNGAYKFWKDVISASYQNSRTVFLHKKSIPPKYQYAIKSCSNLDGFVLASAFCSFSGVASSHLVASNGSNLHNLLEIKMVDKFKFVNLKKLYDDLGLAYSVHIYIEKCKYFSPTPFEKRIKITDTLCLGYY from the coding sequence GTGATTAAATTTACATTGGCATCTAATAATTTTTTAGATGAGTACGTATTAAATTGCGAATTTTGTAGTATTTGTAAAATATCAAATGGGGCTTATAAATTTTGGAAAGATGTGATTTCGGCCTCGTATCAAAACTCTCGCACAGTATTTTTGCATAAAAAATCCATTCCACCAAAATATCAATACGCTATAAAATCGTGTTCGAATTTAGATGGGTTCGTGCTAGCAAGTGCGTTTTGTTCGTTTAGCGGTGTGGCAAGTTCGCATTTGGTGGCGTCAAATGGCTCGAATTTACATAATTTGCTTGAGATTAAGATGGTTGATAAATTTAAATTTGTCAATCTTAAAAAGCTTTATGATGACCTTGGGCTTGCCTATTCGGTGCATATTTATATAGAAAAGTGTAAATATTTTTCGCCAACACCATTTGAAAAGCGTATCAAGATCACTGATACGCTTTGCTTGGGGTATTATTAG
- a CDS encoding ExbD/TolR family protein: MKFIQRKREQIGRISMLNLIDIIFVLLLFFMLTTTFNQLTHFDLELPSSSADFQKDDKAMVELFYEIDEKITLKIGPMEQILSIDGLENFILNLDENQKNIIKISADERLEYKKIIDLISILKNANVNNVELNIRKN, translated from the coding sequence GTGAAATTTATCCAAAGAAAGCGGGAGCAAATCGGCAGAATTTCTATGCTAAATTTGATCGATATTATCTTTGTTTTGCTTCTGTTTTTTATGCTAACAACGACATTTAATCAACTCACCCATTTTGACCTTGAACTACCTAGTAGTAGCGCTGATTTCCAAAAAGATGATAAAGCGATGGTGGAGTTATTTTACGAAATAGATGAGAAAATCACATTAAAAATTGGCCCGATGGAGCAAATTTTGAGCATAGATGGATTGGAAAATTTTATTTTAAATTTGGATGAGAATCAGAAAAATATTATCAAAATAAGCGCCGATGAGAGGCTAGAATATAAGAAAATTATCGATCTTATTTCGATTTTGAAAAATGCAAATGTTAATAATGTAGAGTTAAATATAAGAAAAAATTAA